One window of Pedobacter faecalis genomic DNA carries:
- a CDS encoding DNA-directed RNA polymerase subunit omega, with the protein MNKNTIPNTTVTRNVNDLDQRTENIYESLVIIAKRANQISNNMKEELHGKLAEFASSNDNLEEIFENREQIEISKHYERLPKPTLIAIDEFLNGKVYHRNPAKEQ; encoded by the coding sequence ATGAATAAAAATACTATACCCAATACTACGGTTACCAGAAATGTGAACGATCTGGACCAGCGCACTGAGAATATCTATGAATCGCTTGTGATTATCGCGAAAAGAGCTAATCAGATCTCTAATAACATGAAAGAAGAACTTCATGGCAAACTTGCCGAGTTCGCATCTTCTAACGATAACCTGGAAGAGATTTTTGAAAACCGGGAACAGATCGAGATCAGCAAGCATTATGAGCGTTTACCAAAACCTACTTTAATTGCTATCGACGAATTTTTGAACGGCAAGGTTTACCATAGAAATCCTGCTAAAGAGCAATAA
- a CDS encoding outer membrane protein assembly factor BamD has protein sequence MFKIKHLFILIFTTLAITLAGCKSQFEKIRASNDVGKKYQEALRLYKKKSYSKALILFEDLAQKYRGREQAEELNYYYALTLYNLKDYTTARYQFKQFADTYPASQYAEECRYMAAYCYYLESPRPSLDQENTYKAIDALQLFINFYPNSARVADATKYIGILRGKLEDKAYANAKMYYELGGVGVNATNYRAAVIALQNAQIDFPDIKYAEEMGLLTIKAQYAFAQNSIEERQEERFNEAITYADEFVESYPESKSLEEAKNLKKDSEAAILNARKVLAERKANYERIRAEMAEDTKKDTLNSVKNSLK, from the coding sequence ATGTTTAAAATTAAACACCTATTTATACTAATTTTCACCACTTTAGCCATTACTTTGGCCGGCTGTAAAAGCCAGTTTGAGAAAATCAGGGCAAGTAATGACGTAGGAAAAAAATACCAGGAAGCGCTCCGCCTATATAAAAAGAAGAGTTACTCCAAAGCACTGATCCTTTTTGAGGATCTGGCTCAAAAATACAGAGGCAGGGAGCAAGCAGAAGAATTGAATTATTATTACGCGCTGACGCTGTACAATCTTAAAGACTATACCACAGCAAGATATCAGTTTAAGCAGTTTGCAGATACGTATCCTGCCAGTCAGTATGCGGAAGAATGCAGATATATGGCAGCATATTGCTATTATCTGGAATCGCCAAGGCCCTCGCTGGATCAGGAAAACACTTACAAGGCCATAGATGCTTTACAGTTATTTATCAATTTCTATCCGAACAGCGCGCGCGTTGCAGACGCTACCAAGTACATAGGAATTTTACGGGGCAAGCTGGAAGACAAGGCATATGCAAATGCCAAGATGTATTACGAGCTTGGCGGCGTAGGGGTTAATGCTACTAACTATCGCGCCGCAGTTATCGCATTGCAAAATGCCCAGATTGACTTTCCTGACATTAAATATGCGGAGGAAATGGGTTTGCTTACTATTAAAGCCCAATATGCTTTTGCGCAAAACAGTATTGAGGAGCGCCAGGAAGAGCGTTTCAATGAGGCCATCACTTACGCTGACGAATTTGTAGAATCTTATCCTGAGAGCAAGTCGCTTGAAGAAGCTAAAAATTTAAAAAAGGATAGTGAGGCAGCTATTCTGAATGCCAGGAAAGTTCTGGCTGAGAGAAAAGCCAACTATGAAAGAATCAGGGCTGAAATGGCCGAAGACACTAAAAAAGATACTTTGAATTCAGTAAAAAACTCTTTAAAATAA
- a CDS encoding DUF4835 family protein, producing MKLYASALFLFLVFCINLSQAQELNARVQVLAPQVSNIEKRNLDIIQNVVANFMNNNKWSDETYLAQERIECDFVITLTEWDGSSGYKAEAQIQSSRPVYGSSYNSVLLNLSDKDFSFNYAEGQPLDLSNETFTSNLSSLLSFYAYVIVGLDKDSFSRLGGTPYYGRAVKILNLAQTAGYPGWKAGDGLRNRFWLSDNLTNQNFEALRSFIYDYHFGGLDQLHENPARGVKRIIGMLPDLKQMDKQRLGSPFPSFYFTSKADELVKVCSIPTGDPSDRIKAYNILVDVDPANISKYDLLKANNDQAGNQRLN from the coding sequence ATGAAACTGTACGCCTCTGCCCTATTTTTGTTTTTGGTATTTTGTATCAATTTAAGCCAGGCGCAGGAATTAAATGCAAGGGTTCAGGTTTTGGCTCCTCAGGTAAGCAACATCGAAAAGCGGAATCTGGACATCATCCAGAACGTTGTAGCTAATTTCATGAATAACAATAAATGGAGCGACGAAACTTACCTGGCTCAGGAACGGATTGAGTGCGATTTCGTTATCACACTTACCGAGTGGGACGGAAGTTCTGGTTATAAGGCTGAAGCACAGATCCAGTCGAGCCGACCTGTATATGGCTCGTCGTACAACAGTGTTCTTTTGAATTTGAGCGACAAGGATTTCAGTTTCAACTATGCAGAGGGGCAACCTTTAGATCTTTCCAACGAGACCTTTACCTCCAATCTTAGTTCATTGCTTAGTTTCTACGCATATGTAATCGTCGGCCTGGATAAAGACAGTTTTTCCAGATTAGGCGGAACGCCTTACTACGGTAGGGCTGTTAAAATACTCAATCTGGCGCAGACAGCCGGCTACCCGGGCTGGAAAGCGGGCGACGGTCTGCGCAACAGGTTCTGGCTAAGCGACAACCTGACGAACCAGAATTTTGAGGCGCTCAGATCATTTATATATGACTATCATTTTGGGGGGCTCGACCAGTTGCACGAAAACCCTGCGCGTGGGGTGAAAAGGATCATAGGCATGCTTCCGGACTTGAAACAGATGGACAAGCAGCGACTAGGTTCACCGTTTCCTTCCTTCTATTTTACTTCTAAAGCTGACGAGCTGGTTAAGGTTTGTTCTATCCCGACCGGCGATCCTTCGGACCGGATCAAGGCCTATAATATCCTTGTGGATGTGGATCCGGCGAACATCAGCAAATATGACCTGCTTAAAGCAAACAATGATCAGGCAGGAAACCAGAGACTGAATTGA
- the coaBC gene encoding bifunctional phosphopantothenoylcysteine decarboxylase/phosphopantothenate--cysteine ligase CoaBC: MLKDKKILLGVCGSIAAYKSASLVRLLVKAGANVRVVLTQDASNFITPLTLATLSKNPVYTQYFDSETGVWSNHVELGLWADFMLIAPLSANTLAKMASGLCDNLLTAVYLSVKCPVVVAPAMDLDMWKHEQTQANIQKIISFGNTVIQPGSGELASGLHGEGRMAEPEDILEQLSKLIGSGLPLLGRKVMVTAGPTYEAIDPVRFIGNHSSGKMGIAIAEEFARLGADVTLICGPTGEKSADPVKRIDVTSAAEMLDACKSVFPESDITVMSAAVADYRPATVADQKIKKKDKTLHLDLEKTVDILATLGETKRTNQVLVGFALETENEEAYAKEKLAAKHLDLIVLNSLNDQGAGFRSDANKITVFDKALRKKAFELKPKTEVAKDICMEVLKLLTP, encoded by the coding sequence ATGCTAAAAGACAAAAAAATTCTTCTCGGCGTTTGCGGCAGCATTGCAGCGTATAAGTCTGCTTCTTTAGTCAGACTGCTGGTTAAGGCTGGTGCAAACGTTAGGGTGGTGCTTACACAGGATGCATCAAACTTTATTACGCCGCTCACACTTGCTACGCTTTCTAAAAATCCTGTATACACTCAATATTTTGATTCCGAAACCGGTGTATGGAGCAACCATGTTGAGCTTGGCCTCTGGGCCGACTTCATGCTGATTGCGCCGCTGAGTGCCAATACGCTTGCAAAAATGGCTTCAGGCTTGTGCGATAATCTGCTTACAGCAGTATATCTTTCTGTGAAATGTCCTGTTGTTGTTGCCCCGGCTATGGACCTGGACATGTGGAAACACGAACAGACGCAGGCAAACATTCAAAAAATTATTTCTTTCGGCAATACCGTGATACAACCTGGAAGTGGTGAACTGGCAAGCGGATTACATGGTGAAGGCAGAATGGCAGAACCGGAAGACATTCTTGAGCAGCTTTCCAAATTGATCGGGTCTGGGCTCCCGCTTCTTGGCAGGAAAGTCATGGTTACTGCGGGACCAACCTATGAAGCGATTGATCCTGTAAGATTTATTGGCAACCATTCCTCAGGAAAAATGGGTATTGCAATTGCTGAAGAATTTGCACGCCTGGGCGCGGATGTGACATTGATTTGCGGGCCTACCGGCGAAAAAAGTGCGGATCCGGTGAAGCGCATTGATGTAACTAGTGCGGCAGAAATGCTTGATGCCTGCAAGAGCGTGTTTCCTGAAAGTGATATCACGGTAATGAGTGCCGCTGTGGCAGATTACAGGCCTGCGACGGTGGCTGATCAGAAGATCAAAAAAAAGGATAAAACGCTCCACCTGGATCTTGAGAAAACGGTGGATATACTAGCTACCCTTGGTGAGACAAAGCGCACCAATCAGGTTCTGGTAGGATTTGCACTGGAAACCGAGAACGAAGAAGCCTACGCCAAAGAGAAATTAGCCGCTAAGCATCTTGATCTTATTGTGCTTAACTCCTTAAACGATCAGGGTGCCGGATTCAGGTCGGACGCCAATAAAATCACCGTATTTGATAAGGCCCTCCGGAAAAAGGCTTTTGAATTGAAACCTAAGACGGAGGTCGCGAAAGACATCTGCATGGAGGTCTTAAAATTACTGACACCATGA